The nucleotide window CTGGGCAGGCTCTGGTGGCGGAGGCGGTGGCGCCGCCGCCGCTGCCGGCTGGGCAGCCGGCTCAGCCTGGACCTTTAGGGGAGCAGGTTCTTCTGCTCTAGCGGTTTCTTGTGCCGGAACAGGAGTTTCCTGCAACCCTGGCACACCTGCCGGGCGGAGGGTCTGAGGTCCAGAGGATGAACTGCCACGTCTTCCAAACATAACGAACTATCTGCTCCGTCGAAAACCGGTTTATCCAGCTTTCCGTTTCAGTTTTGACAACAAACCACCAAGGCTTGAGCGCGACGGTCTGCTGGGCTGAGCCTTGCCGGATACCGACTGTGCCAAGTCTTCGAACATGCGTGCAATTGCGTGCTTGTTGTCCATTTCACCGATCATCTGCCCATTGTTGGCCGCAGTGCCAAACAGTTGCGGCTCAAACGGAATGGAGGCCTGAACTTGAAGTCCTAATGCACTGGCAAACTCATCGGGCTTGATTTCAGGTCGCTTCGGAACGTTGACCTTGTTCATGATCAGGTGCGGTGGTCGATCGTTGGGCCGCAACTGCTTCAGCATGTCGACGGTGTTCTTTGCATTGCGCAGATTTGCAAGATCAGGCTCCGCAACCAGAACAATTTCGTCGACACTTAGAAGCGTATCCTTGACCCAAGCATTCCAGACATGCGGTACATCAAGCACGACAAGCGGCACGCTTGATCGCATGGTCTCAAGAAGCGGCTCGAACGCTTTTTCATTTTGATCATAGGTGCGCTCAAGCGTTGCCGGAGCTGCCAAAAGGCTCAGGTGATCACTGCATTTGGACAAGATGCGATCAAGGTAGGTTTCATCCAGACGCTCGGGCGAAGAGACCGCCTCGAAGACCCCTTGTAACGGATCCTGGTTGTAGTCCAGGCCCGCTGTGCCGAATGGCAAGTCCAAGTCAGTCACGACAACTTCAGTCTGGAAGCTTCGGGCAAGCGACCAGGCACCGTTATGGGCAACGGTCGAAGAGCCGCATCCGCCCTTCACGCCAAAAAAGGCAATGGTTCGTCCGAGCGGTTCAGCTTCCGGATCCGCGTAGAGATTGCCGACTGACCCAATCAGCTGAAAAACGCTCACGGGTGCAATGAGGTACTCACTCACTCCCCTTGCAATCAGTTCGCGATACAGCGTGACGTCGTTCACATCACCGATCACGATCACCTTTGTACCCGCATCGCAGAACTCGGCGAGGTGGTCGAGATTTGTCAGCAATTCCTCACGCTGACCTATTGTTTCGACGATAATCAGATTGGGCGTCGGCGCTTGTTCGAATGTTGAAATTGCAGCCGGAATCCCACCTGAATCAAGCTTCAGGTGTGCCTTGGCCATACGCCGATCTTCCATCGCAGCTTCCGCAACACGCATGGTGGCATCACTTAGACAGAACGCGTGCACGGTTATGCGGGGTATGGCATTTATCTGCATACCTTCTTCATTTACCGTTTGCTGCTGTTCGAACGGCGTTGACGCAGCCTCGAGATATCCGGCCATATCGTTGAAATCCTGATTAGCGCTCATACTTTCACCTATTCGGAAACAGAAGCTCCGACACCTTCTTCAAACTCAGATGCAGTCTTCTTGCCTTCACGGTAGTTCTCAAAAACAACAGCGCGACGCGCCTGATCAGACGGTGTCGATGCTCTTGGCGTGATCAGATCAGACGGGTTGTCAACCATCACAGCCAGGTTCGCCTGAGAAGCACAGCCGAAGTTTTCGTAGTCTGTGTTTTCACCGATGCCACCACCGATGTTTCTCGGCCAGGCACCACATTTTCCTGCAGTCGCCTGCATTCGCGCGTAGGAAAGGCGAATT belongs to Roseibium porphyridii and includes:
- a CDS encoding AAA family ATPase; this encodes MSANQDFNDMAGYLEAASTPFEQQQTVNEEGMQINAIPRITVHAFCLSDATMRVAEAAMEDRRMAKAHLKLDSGGIPAAISTFEQAPTPNLIIVETIGQREELLTNLDHLAEFCDAGTKVIVIGDVNDVTLYRELIARGVSEYLIAPVSVFQLIGSVGNLYADPEAEPLGRTIAFFGVKGGCGSSTVAHNGAWSLARSFQTEVVVTDLDLPFGTAGLDYNQDPLQGVFEAVSSPERLDETYLDRILSKCSDHLSLLAAPATLERTYDQNEKAFEPLLETMRSSVPLVVLDVPHVWNAWVKDTLLSVDEIVLVAEPDLANLRNAKNTVDMLKQLRPNDRPPHLIMNKVNVPKRPEIKPDEFASALGLQVQASIPFEPQLFGTAANNGQMIGEMDNKHAIARMFEDLAQSVSGKAQPSRPSRSSLGGLLSKLKRKAG